A region of Ferruginibacter albus DNA encodes the following proteins:
- a CDS encoding outer membrane beta-barrel protein, with product MTRKIFLPVAAALIGLSANAQDSTKSLTVSGSVDAYYRYNFDAPDGATNNNTSFTNSQNSFELGMATVRLDGSALSGKVSGTADLGFGKRAAEFSYNDGFGVGVSGNNISTLAAVKQLYASYSPASGLKFTMGKWATHIGYELVDAYANRNYSMDYLFSYGPFSHTGLKAEYGKGTWGFMLGVANPTDVAAVVPPAISSPKVILAQISDGSKDGKLKGYLNYQGTGGDFNQVDFVGTATLTSMWSLGLNASMISAPSAVTSETSTSWGAAVYVNADPSSTVGLTLRGEYFDNSKGSYGTAPVNKFYDITLSLDYKVGPFTLIPEVRYDGASDPAFTKSDGSSGTSTFTGLLAAIYKF from the coding sequence ATGACAAGAAAAATTTTCCTTCCAGTTGCAGCAGCACTTATAGGGCTAAGTGCAAATGCACAAGATTCAACAAAATCATTGACGGTTTCAGGTTCTGTTGATGCTTATTATCGCTACAACTTTGATGCACCGGATGGCGCTACCAACAACAACACATCATTTACCAATTCTCAAAATTCTTTTGAATTAGGTATGGCTACTGTTAGATTAGATGGTTCGGCTTTATCTGGTAAAGTAAGTGGAACTGCAGATCTAGGCTTTGGTAAAAGAGCTGCAGAATTCTCTTATAATGATGGATTTGGTGTGGGTGTTTCAGGAAATAATATTTCTACATTAGCTGCAGTTAAACAATTATATGCAAGCTATTCTCCAGCAAGTGGTTTAAAATTTACCATGGGTAAATGGGCTACACATATCGGATACGAATTAGTAGATGCTTATGCAAACAGAAACTATAGCATGGACTATTTATTTTCTTACGGACCTTTCTCTCATACAGGGTTAAAAGCTGAATATGGAAAAGGAACATGGGGTTTTATGTTGGGCGTTGCTAATCCTACTGACGTTGCAGCTGTTGTTCCACCGGCTATTTCTTCTCCTAAAGTGATTTTGGCTCAGATCAGCGATGGTTCTAAAGATGGTAAATTAAAAGGTTACTTAAACTATCAAGGTACAGGCGGTGATTTTAACCAGGTTGATTTTGTCGGTACTGCTACATTGACCAGCATGTGGAGTCTTGGTTTGAACGCTTCCATGATCTCTGCTCCTTCTGCTGTAACTTCAGAAACTTCTACTTCATGGGGTGCTGCAGTATATGTAAATGCTGACCCTTCTTCTACAGTAGGTCTTACGTTACGTGGCGAATACTTTGATAACAGCAAAGGTTCTTATGGAACTGCTCCTGTAAATAAATTTTATGATATCACATTATCATTAGACTATAAAGTTGGACCATTTACACTTATTCCTGAAGTTAGATATGATGGCGCAAGCGATCCAGCGTTCACAAAAAGTGATGGTTCAAGCGGTACAAGCACGTTCACAGGCCTGTTAGCAGCGATCTACAAATTTTAA
- a CDS encoding ammonium transporter, translated as MIFNNLFRGRAATAHALVLLDRKEKWRITLMKFAGKILGIVILLAALKVFIPSVFGISSAHAQTPGAPAPLDPTLVNTANTIWVLVAAFLVFGMQAGFTFLEAGFARKRESVNILAECIFDTCICGLLFYAVGYAFMFGQGNGFIGWGGGDLAGGTAKSWFFLQNTPATYATTGVPVLAHWIFQYAFADTTSTITSGAMVGRCGFRGDILYSIGVTGFIYPIIGHWAWGPDGWLYTMGTAGHFLPGLGQGFRDFAGSTVVHTIGGVISLAGAMVLGPRLGRVFKRDGGGMPPANNLVVAAVGGFILWFGWYGFNPGSTLSALDMQGIGRVAANTTLAACAGGIMGMYMGLWFGSTKGKFDVGLATNGFLAGLVAITCPCYWVSPTGAILIGAIAGILVYIGIELLEYLRIDDPIGAVPVHGLCGIWGTWSLGLFASGQYGVTGPTGPTDTPAVTGLFYGGGLDVLKAQIIGNLTIAVAAFVVSYIMFAILNKLPHPWKLRVEKEGEEQGLDIFEHGAEAYVLE; from the coding sequence ATGATTTTTAACAACCTCTTCAGAGGCAGAGCAGCAACTGCCCATGCGCTTGTCTTGCTAGACAGAAAAGAAAAATGGCGCATAACCCTTATGAAATTTGCTGGTAAGATCCTTGGAATTGTTATCTTATTAGCGGCTCTTAAGGTTTTTATCCCAAGTGTATTCGGTATTTCATCAGCGCATGCACAAACGCCCGGAGCACCGGCGCCTTTAGACCCAACATTGGTTAATACAGCCAATACAATATGGGTATTAGTTGCGGCATTTTTGGTATTTGGTATGCAGGCTGGTTTTACTTTCCTTGAAGCAGGTTTTGCCCGCAAAAGAGAATCAGTAAACATCTTGGCAGAATGTATTTTTGATACTTGTATTTGCGGTCTGTTGTTTTACGCTGTAGGATACGCATTTATGTTCGGTCAAGGTAATGGTTTTATAGGATGGGGTGGAGGAGATCTGGCAGGTGGTACAGCAAAAAGCTGGTTCTTCCTGCAAAATACTCCGGCAACTTATGCTACAACAGGTGTGCCCGTATTAGCACATTGGATCTTCCAATATGCTTTTGCTGATACTACTTCTACCATCACTTCAGGTGCTATGGTAGGTCGTTGCGGATTCCGTGGTGATATTTTGTATAGCATTGGTGTTACAGGATTTATTTACCCAATTATTGGGCATTGGGCTTGGGGACCAGATGGCTGGTTATATACCATGGGAACAGCAGGACATTTCTTGCCTGGCTTAGGACAAGGTTTCCGTGATTTTGCAGGTTCAACTGTAGTTCATACAATCGGTGGTGTTATCTCTTTAGCAGGTGCTATGGTACTTGGTCCACGTTTAGGTCGTGTATTTAAGCGTGATGGTGGTGGAATGCCGCCGGCTAATAACCTCGTAGTTGCTGCTGTGGGTGGTTTCATACTTTGGTTTGGCTGGTATGGTTTCAATCCTGGAAGTACTTTATCTGCTTTGGATATGCAAGGTATCGGTCGTGTAGCTGCTAATACAACATTGGCTGCTTGTGCCGGCGGTATCATGGGTATGTACATGGGCTTATGGTTTGGAAGCACTAAAGGTAAGTTTGACGTAGGGTTGGCTACCAATGGTTTCTTGGCAGGTTTAGTTGCTATTACTTGTCCTTGTTACTGGGTTTCTCCAACCGGAGCGATCTTAATAGGCGCTATTGCAGGTATATTAGTATATATCGGTATTGAATTATTAGAATACTTAAGAATAGATGATCCAATCGGAGCTGTTCCGGTTCACGGTCTTTGCGGTATTTGGGGTACATGGTCTTTAGGTCTTTTTGCATCAGGTCAATATGGTGTAACTGGTCCTACTGGTCCAACAGATACTCCAGCTGTTACCGGTTTATTTTATGGAGGTGGTTTGGATGTTCTAAAAGCTCAAATAATAGGTAATTTAACAATAGCTGTAGCAGCATTTGTAGTTTCTTATATAATGTTTGCTATTCTTAATAAATTACCGCATCCTTGGAAATTACGTGTGGAAAAAGAAGGTGAAGAACAAGGGTTAGACATATTTGAACATGGTGCAGAAGCTTATGTTTTAGAATAA
- a CDS encoding GDSL-type esterase/lipase family protein, giving the protein MSPKKWLILSVILNIVFCIVSIFFVIMFHDRITKKMTADKTVDIVMFGDSITEGGDWASLFTDKKIYNSGTMGATTSRYVWTLKKDVLQHHPKICFILGGTNDIFQGIPASRTLDNMNKIISSLQANNIIPVLQSVPYSAKIKEHNNLVDSINIKLKQLAGEKHMDYIDLNETLSENGFLKKEYTYDGIHFSENAYPVWAEKVKEVLSKHNL; this is encoded by the coding sequence ATGTCTCCAAAAAAATGGCTGATACTATCTGTTATTTTAAATATCGTTTTTTGTATTGTATCTATCTTCTTTGTAATCATGTTTCATGATAGAATTACAAAAAAAATGACGGCTGATAAGACTGTAGATATCGTAATGTTTGGAGATTCGATCACCGAAGGCGGTGACTGGGCTAGCTTGTTTACGGATAAGAAAATTTATAACAGTGGAACTATGGGAGCCACTACATCCCGGTATGTATGGACACTAAAGAAAGATGTTTTACAACACCATCCTAAGATATGTTTCATATTAGGCGGCACTAATGATATATTCCAGGGAATCCCTGCAAGCAGAACACTCGACAATATGAATAAGATAATTTCTTCGCTACAGGCAAACAATATTATCCCGGTACTGCAATCTGTACCCTATAGTGCAAAAATAAAAGAGCATAACAATTTGGTTGATTCCATCAATATTAAATTAAAACAATTAGCCGGAGAAAAACATATGGATTATATCGATCTGAATGAAACACTTTCTGAAAATGGCTTTTTAAAGAAAGAATATACTTATGATGGAATTCATTTTTCAGAAAATGCCTACCCCGTATGGGCAGAAAAAGTAAAAGAGGTTTTAAGCAAACACAACCTTTAA
- a CDS encoding phosphoenolpyruvate carboxylase, with the protein MDNQASRALQQFKNSVGIRFQLYNSLFTSLPFHRIEKTGTLLSLLLINCEEGYKNKRSPIQIIDEFFTKHTMLVNQKDRLDILFRFIQFVERQIVLFDALEDATFRDINDLTGVGTIKHLESEILQNQKENELAVKLKDFAIRLVLTAHPTQFYPDTVLGIINDLSKSLKENNTLEINTYLQQLGKTPFFKKQKPTPYDEAVSLIWYLENVFYSAIGKIITGLRTQFPNAINENNPVINMGFWPGGDRDGNPFVTTEITVKVADALRGAIIHCYYLDIRRLKRRLTFKGIEPILTTLEKKLYNNIFIPGQRTPLSKQLMLESLNKVRDILIYENNGLFLDLIDNLINKVYVFGLHFASLDVRQESTVHNTVLEAISSKTDALPKNYSSLTDEQKIELLTNMNTSVPDTEFENAIITDTVQTIKAIKTIQDYNGELGCNRYIISQCNSALNVLEVFGLFLLGGWKKEELSIDIIPLFETVDDLQNAAEIMETLYTNKEYAAHLGLRNKRQTIMLGFSDGTKDGGYLMANWGIYKAKEELTAISKKYDIDVIFFDGRGGPPARGGGKTHNFYASMGKNISNKEIQLTIQGQTVSSNFGTVDAAQFNIEKLLHAGITNDLFSTKEITLEKNEEVLLQELADISFDAYNKLKHHPYFADYLSHISPLRFYSETNIGSRPAKRSGSNKLSLKDLRAIPFVGAWSQLKQNVTGYYGVGIAFQEMEKKGKFGELKTLYKNSLFFKTLIDNCEMAMKKSFFGLTEYLAKDEKYGEIWNMIRSEFELTQKYVLLLSGKSELMSNYPIDLLSISMRERIVLPLLTIQQFAIANLREIEDKQLHSPLKETYEKLVIRSSFGIINAGRNSA; encoded by the coding sequence ATGGATAATCAGGCTTCAAGGGCATTGCAGCAATTTAAAAATTCGGTGGGCATTCGGTTCCAGCTGTACAACAGTTTGTTTACTTCTCTTCCTTTTCACAGGATCGAGAAAACGGGAACCTTATTGTCGTTGTTGCTTATCAATTGCGAAGAAGGCTACAAAAACAAAAGAAGCCCCATCCAGATCATTGACGAATTCTTTACCAAGCATACTATGCTGGTAAATCAAAAAGACAGGCTGGATATCTTATTCCGTTTTATTCAATTTGTGGAAAGACAGATCGTCTTGTTCGATGCATTGGAAGATGCTACTTTCCGTGATATTAATGATCTTACCGGCGTAGGTACTATCAAACACCTCGAAAGCGAGATCCTTCAAAATCAAAAAGAAAATGAGCTGGCTGTTAAGTTAAAAGATTTTGCCATTCGTTTGGTATTAACAGCGCATCCTACACAGTTTTATCCTGATACAGTTTTAGGCATCATTAATGATCTTTCAAAATCATTAAAAGAAAATAACACGCTGGAGATAAATACTTACCTGCAACAATTAGGCAAAACACCTTTCTTTAAAAAACAAAAACCTACCCCATACGATGAAGCAGTAAGCCTGATATGGTACCTGGAAAATGTTTTTTATTCAGCCATAGGAAAGATCATTACCGGGTTGCGCACACAATTTCCAAATGCCATTAATGAAAATAACCCTGTTATTAATATGGGTTTTTGGCCGGGCGGGGACAGAGATGGCAATCCTTTTGTAACAACAGAGATAACAGTAAAAGTTGCAGATGCTTTGCGGGGCGCTATTATTCATTGTTATTATTTGGATATACGCAGATTAAAACGCAGGCTTACGTTCAAAGGTATCGAGCCTATCCTGACCACATTGGAGAAAAAGCTTTATAATAATATTTTCATTCCCGGGCAACGTACGCCATTATCCAAACAGTTAATGCTGGAATCATTGAATAAAGTAAGAGATATTCTTATTTATGAAAACAATGGTTTGTTTCTTGACCTGATAGATAATCTTATTAATAAAGTGTATGTATTCGGTTTACACTTTGCATCGTTGGATGTACGCCAGGAAAGCACTGTACACAACACCGTACTGGAAGCGATTTCTTCAAAAACAGATGCACTGCCTAAAAACTATAGTAGCTTAACGGATGAACAAAAAATAGAATTGCTTACTAATATGAACACTTCAGTTCCCGATACTGAATTTGAAAATGCGATTATTACAGACACCGTACAAACAATCAAAGCAATAAAAACAATCCAGGATTATAATGGAGAATTAGGTTGCAATCGCTACATCATCAGTCAATGTAATAGTGCTTTAAATGTGCTGGAAGTGTTTGGTTTGTTTTTATTGGGCGGATGGAAAAAAGAGGAATTAAGCATCGATATTATCCCCTTATTTGAAACGGTAGATGATCTGCAAAATGCAGCAGAAATAATGGAAACGCTGTACACGAATAAAGAATATGCAGCTCATCTTGGATTAAGAAATAAAAGACAAACCATCATGCTTGGTTTTTCTGACGGTACTAAAGACGGCGGGTACTTAATGGCGAACTGGGGAATCTATAAAGCAAAAGAAGAATTAACAGCTATCTCTAAAAAATATGATATTGATGTGATCTTCTTTGATGGACGTGGTGGACCTCCCGCACGTGGCGGTGGTAAAACGCATAACTTTTATGCATCAATGGGTAAGAACATTTCTAACAAAGAAATACAGTTAACGATCCAGGGACAAACAGTAAGCTCAAATTTTGGTACTGTTGATGCAGCACAATTTAATATTGAAAAATTGCTACATGCCGGGATCACTAACGATCTGTTCAGTACCAAAGAAATTACATTAGAAAAAAATGAAGAAGTTCTGTTGCAGGAATTAGCAGATATAAGTTTTGATGCCTATAATAAATTAAAACATCACCCTTATTTTGCCGATTATTTATCACATATAAGTCCTTTACGTTTTTACAGCGAAACCAATATTGGCAGCCGTCCGGCTAAACGTTCAGGTTCTAATAAATTGTCATTAAAAGATCTTAGAGCCATTCCATTTGTTGGTGCCTGGAGCCAGTTAAAACAAAATGTTACCGGCTATTATGGCGTGGGCATTGCTTTCCAGGAAATGGAAAAGAAAGGCAAGTTTGGTGAATTGAAAACGTTGTACAAAAATTCGCTTTTCTTTAAAACACTTATTGATAACTGTGAGATGGCAATGAAGAAAAGCTTTTTCGGTTTAACAGAATATTTGGCTAAAGATGAAAAATATGGCGAGATATGGAATATGATCCGCAGTGAGTTTGAATTAACGCAAAAATATGTATTGCTGCTTTCCGGTAAATCGGAATTAATGAGCAATTACCCGATCGACCTGCTATCTATTTCCATGAGAGAAAGAATTGTATTACCGCTATTGACCATTCAGCAATTTGCTATTGCAAACCTGCGTGAAATAGAAGATAAGCAGCTACATTCTCCATTGAAAGAAACTTATGAAAAGTTAGTCATCCGCTCTTCGTTTGGCATTATCAATGCAGGAAGAAATTCAGCTTAA
- the thrA gene encoding bifunctional aspartate kinase/homoserine dehydrogenase I, translating to MQVLKFGGSSVANAENINKVAAIVKEKSKTGKIVVVVSALGGITDTLLQCSNLAAAADESYKTKLQEAEQRHLQTVKDLIPLTQQSSVLSLVKTLCNEIEDICNGIFLLRELSAQTKDRIVSYGEILSSQIIAAKLKSDLGACEWKDSRDLIITDSHFGSAAVDFNVTNKKVRSYFTSSSASLFMLPGFISSDHNGSTTTLGRGGSDYTAAIFAAALDAVNLEIWTDVSGMMTADPRVVANIKMIPQISYQEAMELSHFGAKVIYPPTIQPVMSKGIPVWIKNTFAPQDIGTVIQTKATQNGTSIRGISSINKIALLSLEGSGMVGIPGFSKRLFEALANKKINVILITQSSSEHSICVGIEEAAANLAKKTIDETFSYEIQIKKVDPLKVENELAIIALVGDNMKSHPGISGKMFGTLGRNGVNVRAISQGSSERNISAVISTQDVKKAINVLHEEFFETTYKEINLFVAGVGNVGGKLLAQLQKQQSYLQKYLRLKIKVAGIANSTKMLFNDEGIDLDNWKEALNNGEAMSIEKFIKTVIDKNARNSVFADVTANAHVAECYDKLLQKSISVVACNKIACSSSFDYFKKLKELANEFNAGFLYETNVGASLPVIGTLNDLIRSGDKVRKIEAVLSGTLNFVFNNYKGQTTFSEVVMQAKKEGYTEPDPRLDLSGKDVMRKILILARECGSKIEMDDITNNGFMPEECMQGSVDDFFASMTKHEDHFKKLYKEAADKGNILKFVAKYENGKASVGLQHIHPEHDLFHLYGKDNIVLFYTDRYVDQPLVIKGAGAGADVTASGVFADIIRASRI from the coding sequence ATGCAGGTTTTAAAGTTCGGGGGAAGTTCGGTAGCAAATGCAGAGAATATAAATAAAGTAGCCGCCATTGTCAAAGAAAAAAGCAAGACGGGCAAAATAGTGGTAGTGGTTTCGGCATTGGGCGGCATAACAGATACATTATTACAATGTAGCAATTTGGCTGCAGCAGCAGACGAAAGCTATAAAACAAAATTACAGGAAGCAGAACAGCGTCATCTGCAAACAGTAAAAGACTTAATTCCGCTTACACAACAAAGTAGTGTACTTAGTTTGGTAAAAACATTGTGTAACGAAATTGAAGATATTTGCAACGGTATATTTTTATTAAGAGAATTATCTGCACAAACTAAAGATCGTATTGTAAGCTATGGCGAGATATTATCTTCTCAAATTATTGCAGCAAAATTAAAATCAGATCTAGGTGCTTGCGAATGGAAAGATTCAAGAGACCTGATCATTACCGATTCTCATTTTGGTTCTGCGGCTGTTGATTTCAACGTTACTAATAAAAAAGTGCGATCTTATTTTACTTCTTCATCGGCATCATTATTTATGTTGCCGGGTTTTATTTCCAGCGATCATAATGGAAGCACCACAACATTAGGTAGAGGCGGTTCTGATTATACTGCAGCGATCTTTGCTGCTGCTTTGGATGCTGTAAATTTAGAAATATGGACAGATGTTTCGGGCATGATGACGGCAGATCCAAGAGTGGTGGCGAACATCAAAATGATACCGCAGATATCTTACCAGGAAGCGATGGAACTTTCGCATTTCGGCGCTAAAGTTATTTACCCGCCAACCATTCAACCGGTAATGAGTAAAGGAATTCCGGTTTGGATAAAAAATACATTTGCTCCGCAGGATATTGGAACAGTTATTCAAACAAAAGCTACACAAAACGGAACCAGCATTCGTGGTATTTCCAGCATTAATAAAATTGCATTATTGAGTTTGGAAGGAAGCGGAATGGTAGGAATACCGGGCTTTTCCAAACGCCTGTTTGAAGCATTGGCAAACAAAAAGATCAATGTGATATTGATAACGCAGAGTTCTTCGGAGCATTCAATTTGTGTAGGAATTGAAGAGGCGGCTGCTAATCTGGCAAAGAAAACGATTGACGAAACATTCTCTTACGAGATACAAATTAAAAAAGTAGATCCTTTAAAAGTAGAAAATGAATTGGCAATAATAGCTTTGGTAGGAGATAATATGAAAAGTCACCCGGGTATTAGTGGAAAGATGTTTGGAACATTAGGACGTAACGGTGTAAATGTGAGAGCGATTTCTCAGGGTTCTTCAGAGAGGAATATTTCTGCGGTGATCTCTACACAGGATGTAAAGAAAGCGATCAATGTTTTACACGAAGAGTTTTTTGAGACTACTTATAAAGAGATCAATTTGTTTGTTGCAGGTGTAGGAAATGTTGGTGGTAAATTATTGGCTCAATTACAAAAGCAACAAAGCTATTTACAAAAATATCTTCGCTTAAAAATTAAAGTAGCAGGTATTGCCAACAGCACTAAAATGTTGTTTAATGATGAAGGCATTGACCTTGATAACTGGAAAGAGGCATTGAATAATGGCGAAGCAATGAGCATTGAAAAGTTTATAAAAACCGTTATTGATAAAAACGCCCGTAACTCAGTATTTGCCGATGTTACAGCCAATGCTCATGTAGCAGAATGTTATGATAAACTATTGCAGAAAAGTATTTCAGTAGTGGCTTGTAATAAAATTGCTTGCTCTTCTTCATTTGATTATTTTAAAAAATTAAAAGAGTTAGCGAATGAATTTAATGCAGGGTTTTTATACGAAACTAATGTTGGTGCAAGCTTGCCTGTTATCGGAACATTGAATGATCTGATTCGCAGCGGCGATAAAGTACGTAAGATAGAAGCCGTGTTAAGTGGAACATTAAATTTTGTTTTTAATAATTACAAAGGACAAACTACTTTTTCTGAAGTGGTAATGCAGGCAAAGAAAGAAGGTTATACAGAACCTGATCCACGTTTAGACTTAAGTGGCAAAGACGTAATGCGTAAGATCTTGATCTTGGCACGTGAATGTGGCTCCAAGATTGAAATGGATGATATTACTAATAATGGTTTTATGCCGGAAGAATGTATGCAAGGGTCGGTAGATGATTTCTTTGCATCGATGACAAAGCATGAAGATCATTTTAAAAAATTGTATAAAGAAGCTGCAGATAAAGGGAATATTTTAAAGTTTGTAGCGAAGTACGAAAACGGCAAAGCGTCCGTTGGCTTGCAGCATATTCACCCGGAACATGATCTGTTCCATTTGTATGGTAAAGACAATATTGTTTTATTCTATACAGACAGGTATGTTGATCAGCCATTGGTAATTAAAGGAGCTGGAGCAGGAGCGGATGTAACAGCATCGGGGGTTTTTGCAGACATAATCAGAGCATCAAGAATTTAA
- a CDS encoding homoserine kinase: MSKTVKILAPGTVANLVCGFDVLGLCLNEPNDLMEVALLNEKKVIIKSADGYPLPLDPLQNTAGAPLVEMINELDKEIGFEVVIHKNIKPGSGIGSSAASAAGSVVAANHLLGNIFSKEDLVRFAMFGEKVASGVKHADNVAPCIYGGVTLIRSIYPLDIVSIPSPDLFVTVVHPQIEVRTADARQILRKEVLLKDAIKQWGNIAGLVAGFIKNDVELIGRSLEDVIIEPVRSILIPGFDEVKAKCKEAGALGGGISGSGPSIFMLSKTEATAKEVEKVMKTIYDKIGLAYHTHVTTINKQGVKVIN; this comes from the coding sequence ATGAGTAAGACAGTCAAAATATTAGCGCCGGGTACAGTTGCCAACCTCGTTTGTGGCTTTGATGTATTGGGTTTGTGTTTGAACGAGCCAAACGATTTAATGGAAGTAGCACTTTTAAATGAAAAGAAAGTTATTATTAAAAGTGCCGACGGCTACCCATTACCGCTAGATCCGCTTCAAAACACAGCGGGTGCTCCCTTGGTTGAGATGATAAATGAATTGGATAAAGAGATCGGCTTTGAAGTTGTCATTCATAAAAATATAAAACCTGGTAGTGGAATTGGTTCCAGTGCAGCAAGTGCCGCAGGATCTGTAGTAGCAGCCAATCATTTATTAGGCAATATTTTTTCTAAAGAAGATCTGGTGCGGTTTGCCATGTTTGGTGAAAAAGTGGCATCGGGTGTAAAGCATGCCGATAATGTAGCGCCTTGTATCTATGGTGGCGTTACGTTAATAAGAAGCATTTATCCGTTGGATATTGTAAGCATTCCTTCACCTGATCTGTTTGTAACGGTAGTACATCCGCAAATAGAAGTGCGTACTGCAGATGCAAGACAAATATTACGTAAAGAGGTTTTACTAAAAGATGCTATTAAGCAATGGGGCAATATAGCCGGACTGGTAGCAGGTTTTATTAAAAATGATGTTGAACTGATTGGTCGTTCTTTGGAAGATGTAATTATAGAGCCTGTGCGTAGTATTTTAATTCCGGGATTTGATGAAGTAAAAGCAAAGTGTAAAGAAGCCGGTGCATTGGGTGGTGGTATTTCGGGTTCAGGACCGTCTATATTTATGTTGAGCAAAACAGAAGCAACGGCAAAAGAAGTGGAGAAAGTAATGAAAACTATTTATGATAAAATAGGATTAGCCTATCATACCCATGTAACAACTATCAATAAACAGGGAGTTAAAGTAATTAATTAA
- the thrC gene encoding threonine synthase, translating to MQYYSTNGQSPKVSFKEATIKGQAPDKGLYFPEQIPVLSKEFIENIEQYSNEEIAYKVIQPYVADAIPEDELRRIVSETINFDIPLVKVTDDIYSLELFHGPTLAFKDVGARFMSRCLGYFVKDAKQKVIVLVATSGDTGGAVANGFYNVDGVEVVILYPSGKVSSVQEKQLTTLGNNVHALEVEGTFDDCQQMVKEAFTDDELNNKLFLTSANSINVARWLPQQFYYFFAYKQWKDKNNPPVICVPSGNFGNICAGMLGYASGLPVQHFIAACNANDIVPEFMKTEKYQPKKAVATLSNAMDVGNPSNFVRILELFHHQFGDLKKVLSSDSVSDEETKATIKSVKDKEGYLLDPHGAVGYLSLEKYLVNYPSQKGIFLETAHPVKFYDVVEPVIGEKVPVPQSVQEQIKKEKKSTKIKVDASELKAFLTELQ from the coding sequence ATGCAGTATTACAGCACTAATGGGCAATCGCCAAAAGTAAGTTTTAAAGAAGCAACTATAAAAGGACAAGCACCCGACAAAGGTTTGTATTTTCCTGAACAGATTCCTGTATTGTCAAAAGAGTTTATTGAAAACATTGAGCAATACTCAAACGAAGAAATTGCATATAAAGTTATTCAGCCTTATGTGGCAGATGCAATCCCTGAAGATGAGTTGAGGCGCATTGTTTCAGAGACGATCAATTTTGATATTCCTTTAGTAAAAGTAACAGATGATATTTATTCTCTGGAACTATTTCATGGACCAACATTGGCATTTAAAGATGTAGGTGCAAGATTCATGAGTCGTTGCTTAGGCTATTTTGTAAAAGATGCAAAGCAAAAAGTAATTGTATTGGTGGCAACATCCGGAGATACCGGAGGCGCTGTTGCCAATGGATTTTATAATGTAGATGGAGTAGAAGTGGTGATTCTTTATCCTTCAGGAAAAGTAAGTTCTGTACAGGAGAAGCAACTAACTACATTAGGTAATAATGTGCATGCATTGGAAGTAGAAGGCACTTTTGATGATTGTCAGCAAATGGTAAAGGAGGCTTTTACAGATGATGAATTGAATAATAAATTATTTCTAACATCGGCTAACTCAATAAATGTTGCACGTTGGTTGCCACAACAATTCTATTATTTCTTTGCTTATAAACAATGGAAGGATAAAAACAATCCTCCTGTGATTTGTGTGCCCAGCGGAAATTTTGGAAATATCTGCGCAGGTATGTTAGGCTACGCATCAGGATTACCTGTACAACATTTCATTGCTGCATGTAATGCCAATGATATAGTACCGGAGTTTATGAAAACAGAAAAGTATCAACCCAAAAAAGCAGTAGCTACTTTATCCAATGCAATGGATGTTGGCAACCCAAGCAATTTTGTTCGCATATTGGAATTATTCCATCATCAATTTGGGGATCTGAAAAAAGTATTAAGCAGCGACAGTGTATCAGACGAAGAAACTAAAGCTACTATCAAATCAGTAAAAGATAAAGAAGGTTACTTATTAGACCCGCATGGGGCAGTAGGATACCTGTCATTGGAAAAATACCTGGTTAACTACCCTTCGCAAAAAGGTATATTTTTGGAAACAGCCCATCCTGTAAAATTTTACGATGTAGTGGAACCTGTGATCGGAGAAAAAGTGCCTGTTCCGCAAAGTGTTCAGGAGCAGATAAAAAAGGAAAAGAAGAGTACAAAAATTAAGGTAGATGCCAGTGAGCTTAAAGCCTTTTTAACAGAATTGCAGTAA